The Streptomyces aurantiacus genome includes a region encoding these proteins:
- a CDS encoding dihydrodipicolinate synthase family protein encodes MTIQLPGEGGVLRVYSPRVEPLAVTAGAPFSSRTVYSAAHVVADPYADVSPDSPAAVDWDATLAFRRHLWSHGLGVAEAMDTAQRGMGLDWAGAAELIRRSSAEAKAVGGLIACGVGTDQLPVTEVGYPYSLDEVRAAYEEQLALVEESGSRAILMASRALAAIAKGPEDYLEVYGHLLRQAAEPVVLHWLGPMFDPALEGYWGSTDLDAATSTFLEVIAAHPDKVDGIKVSLLDAQREIDLRRKLPEGVRCYTGDDFNYPELIAGDDQGFSHALLGIFDPLGPLAAEAVRVLDTGDTAGFRELLDPTVELSRHLFQRPTRFYKTGVVFLAWLAGHQEHFTMVGGLQSSRSLPHFARAYELADGLGLFPDPALAEARMKNLLSLYGVNQ; translated from the coding sequence GTGACCATTCAACTTCCCGGTGAGGGTGGGGTGTTGCGGGTCTATTCGCCGCGCGTCGAGCCGCTCGCGGTCACCGCCGGTGCGCCCTTCTCCTCCCGTACGGTCTACTCGGCCGCCCATGTCGTCGCCGACCCGTACGCCGACGTCTCGCCGGACTCCCCGGCCGCCGTCGACTGGGACGCCACCCTCGCCTTCCGCCGCCATCTGTGGTCCCACGGACTCGGCGTCGCGGAGGCCATGGACACGGCCCAGCGGGGGATGGGGCTCGACTGGGCGGGGGCGGCCGAGCTGATCCGCCGTTCGTCGGCCGAGGCCAAGGCGGTCGGCGGTCTGATCGCCTGTGGCGTCGGCACCGACCAGCTGCCGGTCACGGAGGTCGGTTACCCGTACAGCCTGGACGAGGTGCGGGCCGCGTACGAGGAGCAGCTCGCCCTCGTCGAGGAGTCCGGCTCGCGGGCCATCCTCATGGCCTCCCGGGCGCTGGCCGCCATCGCCAAGGGCCCCGAGGACTACCTGGAGGTCTACGGCCACCTGCTGCGCCAGGCCGCCGAGCCCGTGGTCCTGCACTGGCTGGGCCCGATGTTCGACCCGGCGCTCGAAGGCTACTGGGGCAGCACCGACCTGGACGCCGCCACCAGCACCTTCCTGGAGGTCATCGCCGCCCACCCCGACAAGGTCGACGGCATCAAGGTCTCCCTGCTGGACGCCCAGCGCGAGATCGACCTGCGCCGCAAGCTCCCCGAGGGAGTGCGCTGCTACACCGGCGACGACTTCAACTACCCCGAGCTGATCGCCGGCGACGACCAGGGCTTCAGTCACGCCCTGCTCGGCATCTTCGACCCGCTGGGGCCCCTCGCCGCCGAGGCCGTACGCGTACTGGACACCGGTGACACCGCCGGATTCCGTGAACTGCTCGACCCCACCGTCGAGTTGTCCCGCCACCTCTTCCAGCGGCCGACCCGCTTCTACAAGACGGGCGTGGTCTTCCTCGCCTGGCTCGCGGGCCACCAGGAGCACTTCACGATGGTCGGCGGCCTCCAGTCGTCCCGCTCGCTCCCGCACTTCGCCCGCGCGTACGAACTCGCCGACGGGCTGGGTCTGTTCCCCGACCCGGCGCTCGCCGAGGCCCGTATGAAGAACCTGCTCTCCCTGTACGGAGTGAACCAGTGA
- a CDS encoding sugar phosphate isomerase/epimerase family protein translates to MTVKQLSMPELVHSCLELGVPGVGLWRAPVETYGLERTAKLVRDAGLAVTTLCRGGFFTAIDPAERAEALADNRRAIDEAATLGTDTLVLVSGGLPAGSKDLHGARERIADALGELGPYAAANGVRLAIEPLHPMYASDRCVVSTLTQALDLAERFPANQVGVAVDTYHIWWDDQAPAQIARAGAQGRIHTFQLADWTTPLPEGVLNGRGQIGDGSIDMREWKAYVEAAGYTGPVEVELFNDGLWARDGREVLAETAARFVEHAA, encoded by the coding sequence ATGACGGTCAAGCAGCTGTCGATGCCCGAACTGGTGCACAGCTGCCTGGAGTTGGGCGTCCCCGGGGTCGGCCTGTGGCGGGCGCCGGTCGAGACGTACGGCCTGGAGCGGACGGCCAAGCTGGTCCGCGACGCCGGGCTCGCCGTCACCACCCTGTGCCGGGGCGGCTTCTTCACGGCCATCGACCCCGCCGAGCGCGCCGAGGCCCTCGCCGACAACCGCCGTGCCATCGACGAGGCGGCCACCCTAGGCACGGACACGCTCGTGCTCGTGTCGGGCGGCCTTCCGGCGGGCTCGAAGGACCTCCACGGGGCGAGGGAGCGCATCGCCGACGCCCTGGGGGAGTTGGGCCCGTACGCGGCCGCCAACGGTGTCCGGCTGGCCATCGAGCCGCTCCACCCGATGTACGCCTCCGACCGCTGTGTGGTCTCCACCCTGACCCAGGCACTCGACCTCGCGGAACGCTTCCCCGCGAACCAGGTCGGCGTCGCGGTCGACACGTACCACATCTGGTGGGACGACCAGGCGCCCGCGCAGATCGCCCGCGCGGGTGCCCAGGGCCGCATCCACACCTTCCAACTCGCCGACTGGACCACGCCGTTGCCCGAAGGCGTCCTGAACGGCCGCGGGCAGATCGGCGACGGCTCGATCGACATGCGCGAGTGGAAGGCGTACGTCGAGGCGGCCGGCTACACCGGGCCCGTCGAAGTCGAGCTGTTCAACGACGGGTTGTGGGCGCGGGACGGGCGAGAGGTGCTCGCGGAGACGGCGGCGCGGTTCGTGGAGCACGCCGCCTGA
- a CDS encoding Gfo/Idh/MocA family protein: protein MTRKTVRIAMNGVTGRMGYRQHLVRSILALREQGGLDLGDGTVLWPEPVLVGRREHALKALADQHGIEHWSTDLDAVLADPTIDIYFDAQVTSAREEAIGKAIAAGKHIYTEKPTATGLDGALELARLAQAAGIKHGVVQDKLFLPGLLKLKRLIDGGFFGRILSIRGEFGYWVFEGDWQSAQRPSWNYRSEDGGGIVVDMFPHWEYVLHELFGRVKSVQALTATHIPQRWDENDKPYDATADDAAYGVFELEGGAIAQINSSWAVRVNRDELVEFQVDGTEGSAVAGLRNCRVQHRSSTPKPVWNPDIPATYSFRDQWQEIPDNAEFDNGFKAQWELFLKHVYADAPYHWDLLAGARGVQLAELGLKSSAEGRRFDVPEISL from the coding sequence GTGACACGCAAGACGGTGCGTATCGCCATGAACGGTGTGACGGGGCGCATGGGGTACCGCCAGCACCTCGTCCGCTCGATCCTCGCCCTGCGCGAGCAGGGTGGCCTCGACCTCGGCGACGGCACCGTGCTGTGGCCCGAACCGGTCCTCGTCGGCCGCCGCGAGCACGCCCTGAAGGCGCTCGCTGACCAGCACGGCATCGAGCACTGGTCCACGGACCTCGACGCCGTGCTCGCCGACCCGACGATCGACATCTACTTCGACGCCCAGGTCACCTCGGCGCGCGAGGAGGCGATCGGCAAGGCGATCGCGGCGGGCAAGCACATCTACACCGAGAAGCCGACCGCGACCGGCCTCGACGGGGCGCTGGAGCTGGCCCGGCTGGCGCAGGCTGCCGGTATCAAGCACGGCGTCGTCCAGGACAAGCTCTTCCTGCCCGGACTGCTCAAGCTGAAGCGGCTCATCGACGGCGGCTTCTTCGGCCGGATCCTCTCGATCCGGGGCGAGTTCGGCTACTGGGTCTTCGAGGGCGACTGGCAGTCCGCCCAGCGCCCGTCGTGGAACTACCGGTCCGAGGACGGCGGTGGCATCGTTGTCGACATGTTCCCGCACTGGGAGTACGTCCTGCACGAGCTGTTCGGCCGCGTGAAGTCCGTGCAGGCCCTGACCGCCACCCACATCCCGCAGCGCTGGGACGAGAACGACAAGCCCTACGACGCCACCGCCGACGACGCCGCCTACGGCGTCTTCGAGCTGGAGGGCGGCGCGATCGCCCAGATCAACTCGTCCTGGGCCGTCCGCGTCAACCGCGACGAGCTCGTCGAGTTCCAGGTCGACGGGACCGAGGGCTCGGCCGTCGCCGGACTGCGCAACTGCCGTGTCCAGCACCGCAGTTCCACGCCAAAGCCGGTCTGGAACCCCGACATCCCGGCCACCTACTCCTTCCGTGACCAGTGGCAGGAGATCCCCGACAACGCCGAGTTCGACAACGGCTTCAAGGCCCAGTGGGAGCTCTTCCTCAAGCACGTCTACGCCGACGCGCCCTACCACTGGGACCTCCTGGCCGGTGCCCGCGGCGTCCAGCTCGCCGAGCTGGGTCTGAAGTCCTCGGCCGAGGGCCGCCGCTTCGACGTTCCGGAGATCTCGCTGTGA
- the rbsD gene encoding D-ribose pyranase — MKKAGILNRHLAGAIAELGHGDGVLVCDVGMPIPVGPRVVDLAFRAGVPSFEEVLEGLLEELVVESATAAEEVREANPEAAALLAGRFPAALTHVSHDDLKALSADARLIVRTGEARPYANVLLRCGVFF, encoded by the coding sequence GTGAAGAAGGCCGGAATACTGAACCGTCACCTCGCCGGTGCGATAGCCGAACTCGGCCACGGCGACGGCGTACTGGTGTGCGACGTGGGCATGCCCATCCCGGTCGGGCCGCGGGTCGTGGACCTCGCCTTCCGGGCGGGCGTGCCGTCCTTCGAGGAGGTCCTGGAGGGCCTGCTGGAGGAACTGGTCGTGGAGAGCGCCACGGCGGCGGAGGAGGTACGGGAGGCCAACCCGGAGGCGGCGGCCCTGCTGGCCGGCCGGTTCCCTGCCGCTCTCACCCACGTCTCCCACGACGACCTGAAGGCTCTGTCGGCGGACGCCCGGCTGATCGTGCGGACCGGCGAGGCCCGGCCGTACGCGAACGTGCTGCTGCGGTGCGGGGTCTTCTTCTGA
- a CDS encoding serine hydrolase domain-containing protein: protein MALPHCRRTGAAVTALAALLTLGACADERNAGRPDTRPAARPGTGSAGAAPKARAAESVGDFLHRTLPAGPGGTVVAARGDELVHCAGFGASDRAAGTPASCRTVYDVMSITKQFTAAAILKLEVMGKLRVGDRISRFLGPVPEDKRDITVEQLLTHTSGLVEGLGEDYDPVSRDDMVDKALASKPESAPGRKFLYSNAGYSLLAAIVEKASGEGYEPFLARHLFAPAGMERTGYVLPRWPRHRIAVEYDSKGRSQGRPVDQPWAADGPYWNLRGNGGMLSTAEDMFRWHRALLGDDVLPEQARKKLFEPRVRVPDSDDGWYGYGWAVRESAEGRTVWHDGGNDWSLAVLTRSLRDDVLVYWVSNHAYRDGKWNLEDQAEKLTLGIADRVRAEGR from the coding sequence ATGGCTCTGCCCCACTGCCGCCGTACCGGTGCCGCCGTCACCGCCCTCGCGGCCCTGCTGACGCTGGGCGCGTGCGCCGACGAGCGCAATGCCGGCCGGCCGGACACCAGACCGGCCGCACGGCCCGGCACCGGATCCGCCGGGGCCGCGCCGAAGGCACGCGCCGCCGAGTCGGTCGGCGACTTCCTCCACCGGACGCTCCCCGCCGGACCCGGCGGCACCGTCGTCGCAGCACGCGGCGACGAACTCGTGCACTGCGCGGGCTTCGGAGCCTCGGACCGGGCCGCCGGCACCCCCGCGAGCTGCCGGACCGTGTACGACGTCATGTCGATCACGAAGCAGTTCACCGCGGCCGCGATCCTGAAACTGGAGGTGATGGGGAAGCTGCGGGTCGGCGACCGGATCAGCCGGTTCCTCGGCCCGGTGCCCGAGGACAAGCGCGACATCACCGTCGAGCAGCTGCTCACGCACACGTCCGGCCTGGTCGAGGGGCTCGGTGAGGACTACGACCCCGTCTCGCGCGACGACATGGTGGACAAGGCCCTGGCCTCGAAGCCGGAGTCGGCACCGGGGAGGAAGTTCCTCTATTCCAACGCCGGGTACAGCCTGCTCGCCGCGATCGTCGAGAAGGCGTCCGGGGAGGGCTACGAGCCGTTCCTGGCCCGGCACCTGTTCGCCCCCGCCGGGATGGAACGGACCGGCTATGTACTGCCCCGGTGGCCGCGACACCGGATCGCCGTGGAGTACGACAGCAAGGGCCGGAGCCAGGGCAGGCCTGTCGACCAGCCATGGGCGGCCGACGGACCGTACTGGAACCTGCGCGGCAACGGCGGGATGCTCTCCACCGCCGAGGACATGTTCCGCTGGCACCGCGCGCTCTTGGGCGACGACGTGCTGCCGGAGCAGGCCCGGAAGAAGCTGTTCGAGCCCCGCGTGCGGGTGCCCGACTCCGACGACGGCTGGTACGGCTACGGCTGGGCCGTCCGCGAGAGCGCCGAAGGCCGGACCGTCTGGCACGACGGCGGCAACGACTGGTCGCTGGCGGTCCTCACGAGGTCGCTGCGCGACGACGTCCTCGTCTACTGGGTGAGCAACCACGCCTACCGCGACGGCAAGTGGAACCTGGAGGACCAGGCGGAGAAGCTGACCCTGGGCATCGCCGACCGGGTACGCGCCGAGGGCCGCTGA
- a CDS encoding LacI family DNA-binding transcriptional regulator: MTVTLADVAARAQVSPATVSRVLNGNYPVAASTRERVLRAVDELDYVLNGPASALAAATSDLVGILVNDIADPFFGIMAGAIQSEIGGPGGRAGGERLAVVCNTGGSAERELTYLTLLQRQRAAAVVLTGGAVENTAHATAVATKLRKLVEAGTRVVLCGRPPAPADTDAVALTFDNRGGGQQLTEHLIGLGHRRMGYIAGPEERTTTRHRLEGHRDALAAHGIPDDPALTVHGRYDRRAGYEATIELLRREPGLTAVVAANDTVALGACAALRDSGLRIPDDVSVVGFDDLPFSIDAVPALTTVRLPLADAGARAGRIAMGREEVPPGGIATIRGELMVRGSTGAPKVS, translated from the coding sequence ATGACGGTGACCCTGGCGGACGTGGCGGCCCGCGCACAGGTCTCGCCCGCGACGGTGTCGCGCGTGCTGAACGGGAACTACCCCGTGGCGGCTTCCACCCGCGAGCGGGTGCTGCGGGCCGTGGACGAACTGGACTACGTACTGAACGGCCCCGCGAGCGCGCTCGCGGCCGCCACCTCCGACCTGGTCGGCATCCTGGTCAACGACATCGCCGACCCGTTCTTCGGGATCATGGCCGGGGCGATCCAGTCCGAGATCGGAGGGCCGGGCGGCCGTGCGGGCGGGGAGCGCCTCGCCGTCGTGTGCAACACCGGCGGCTCCGCGGAGCGCGAACTCACCTACCTCACGCTCCTCCAGCGCCAGCGCGCCGCGGCGGTGGTGCTGACGGGCGGGGCCGTGGAGAACACCGCGCACGCGACGGCCGTGGCGACGAAGCTGCGCAAGCTCGTGGAGGCGGGGACGCGCGTGGTCCTGTGCGGACGGCCGCCCGCACCGGCGGACACCGACGCGGTGGCCCTCACCTTCGACAACCGGGGCGGCGGACAGCAGCTCACCGAGCACCTGATCGGCCTCGGCCATCGGCGCATGGGATACATCGCGGGACCGGAGGAGCGCACCACGACCCGCCACCGCCTGGAGGGCCACCGGGACGCGCTCGCCGCGCACGGCATCCCGGACGACCCGGCCCTGACGGTCCACGGCCGCTACGACCGCCGGGCGGGGTACGAGGCCACGATCGAACTCCTGCGCCGCGAACCGGGTCTGACGGCTGTCGTGGCCGCCAACGACACGGTCGCTCTCGGCGCGTGCGCCGCGCTGCGGGACTCCGGTCTGCGGATTCCGGACGACGTCTCCGTCGTCGGCTTCGACGACCTGCCCTTCAGCATCGACGCTGTGCCCGCTCTGACGACCGTGCGGTTGCCGTTGGCGGACGCGGGGGCCCGGGCCGGGCGGATCGCCATGGGGCGGGAGGAGGTTCCGCCCGGGGGGATCGCCACGATTCGGGGGGAGCTGATGGTTCGGGGCTCCACCGGGGCGCCCAAGGTTTCTTGA
- a CDS encoding amidase domain-containing protein, whose protein sequence is MRACTDLGCSAWSYEQEFTARAAADPAAPQTRSLVLTGAALDDATVPVGGKACPEGGACPAVRDTKLTLGGADGERVAWLRPDLTKLPAGARIAKARLVLSPAQPGPQRPVEVYELLDPWTTAQKGGELLTALDEAPFADAAPLADQDLAPVVQSWLEQESGEGLAVRLPAAERTTGAAYHSARAADTALRPKLEIEYVAPTAPAAPQNVRVTPGDAGLLATWNAPKDNGSAGDGPQYTAVVTKADGTEAARTTGAEPRAVVSGLANGTAYRVTVTARTAHGTSPAVGAEPVTTAAVPAGSAAYREIVRQYLDARAGLVTGRHTTVAAALAASPHAASFQDLLRAQAPGLIESRAALARHGSTYTDATATLSDVLVGTDDSGTVFLRAAVDEKAVLRQGPDDTTGETDEGSQEQRFTFSTNGGAPILHLEADAPAAETVLTESASTWQGLDVAPPEGQDADEVPDEPIALDADGFPVEEPTTVRQASALRANVSGSGTAKWASKNIKTKWEYGLDCTNFVSKALYYGGKMKTRMGGRKHDRAWWQQYYLFGSIKNKSYTWSGAENFRRHMTKYRKAPSVSKRNARAGDIVVFKWKKEKVYNHAAVVVGNNGRDLQLRQHGGVSKTTLSAAIARYRHKANYIERVVILRPKSRS, encoded by the coding sequence ATGCGCGCCTGCACCGACCTCGGCTGCTCCGCCTGGTCCTACGAGCAGGAGTTCACCGCACGGGCCGCCGCGGACCCGGCGGCGCCGCAGACCCGTTCGCTGGTCCTGACCGGCGCCGCGCTCGACGACGCCACCGTGCCCGTCGGCGGCAAGGCGTGCCCCGAGGGCGGCGCCTGCCCGGCCGTCCGTGACACGAAGCTGACGCTCGGCGGGGCCGACGGCGAGCGGGTCGCCTGGCTCAGGCCGGACCTCACCAAGCTGCCTGCGGGTGCGCGGATCGCCAAGGCGCGGCTCGTCCTCAGCCCCGCGCAGCCCGGGCCACAGCGGCCGGTCGAGGTGTACGAACTCCTCGACCCCTGGACGACCGCGCAGAAGGGCGGCGAACTGCTCACCGCGCTCGACGAGGCGCCCTTCGCCGACGCGGCGCCCCTGGCCGACCAGGATCTCGCCCCGGTCGTCCAGTCCTGGCTGGAGCAGGAGTCCGGCGAGGGGCTGGCCGTGCGCCTGCCCGCCGCCGAGCGCACCACCGGCGCCGCGTACCACTCGGCCCGGGCGGCGGACACCGCGCTGCGCCCGAAGCTGGAGATCGAGTACGTGGCGCCGACCGCGCCCGCCGCGCCCCAGAACGTACGGGTCACGCCCGGCGACGCCGGTCTGCTGGCCACCTGGAACGCGCCGAAGGACAACGGCTCGGCCGGTGACGGACCGCAGTACACGGCCGTCGTGACGAAGGCCGACGGTACCGAGGCGGCCCGGACGACCGGCGCCGAACCGCGCGCCGTCGTGAGCGGCCTGGCCAACGGGACCGCCTACCGCGTCACCGTGACGGCCCGTACGGCACACGGCACGAGCCCGGCCGTCGGCGCCGAGCCGGTGACGACCGCCGCGGTTCCGGCCGGATCCGCCGCGTACCGGGAGATCGTGCGCCAGTACCTCGACGCGCGCGCCGGTCTCGTCACGGGCAGGCACACCACCGTCGCGGCCGCCCTCGCCGCGAGCCCCCACGCCGCGTCCTTCCAGGATCTGCTGCGGGCTCAGGCCCCCGGCCTGATCGAGAGCCGCGCGGCGCTGGCCCGGCACGGGAGCACCTACACGGACGCCACCGCGACACTCTCCGACGTGCTCGTCGGCACGGACGACAGCGGCACCGTGTTCCTGCGGGCGGCGGTCGACGAAAAGGCCGTCCTCAGGCAGGGCCCGGACGACACGACGGGCGAGACCGACGAGGGGAGCCAGGAACAGCGCTTCACCTTCAGCACCAACGGCGGCGCCCCGATCCTCCACCTGGAGGCCGACGCCCCCGCCGCCGAGACGGTCCTCACGGAGTCGGCGTCCACCTGGCAGGGCCTCGACGTGGCCCCGCCCGAGGGACAGGACGCCGACGAGGTCCCCGACGAGCCGATCGCGCTCGACGCGGACGGCTTCCCCGTGGAGGAGCCCACCACGGTCCGGCAGGCGTCCGCCCTGCGCGCCAATGTCTCCGGGTCCGGTACGGCCAAGTGGGCCTCGAAGAACATCAAGACCAAGTGGGAGTACGGCCTGGACTGCACCAACTTCGTGTCCAAGGCCCTCTACTACGGCGGAAAGATGAAGACCCGGATGGGCGGCCGCAAGCACGACCGTGCCTGGTGGCAGCAGTACTACCTGTTCGGTTCGATCAAGAACAAGAGCTACACCTGGTCGGGCGCCGAGAACTTCCGGCGCCACATGACCAAGTACCGCAAGGCGCCGTCGGTGTCGAAGCGGAACGCCCGGGCCGGCGACATCGTCGTGTTCAAGTGGAAGAAGGAGAAGGTGTACAACCACGCGGCGGTCGTCGTCGGGAACAACGGCCGTGACCTCCAGCTCCGCCAGCACGGCGGCGTCAGCAAGACGACACTGAGCGCCGCCATCGCCCGCTACCGCCACAAGGCCAACTACATCGAGCGCGTGGTCATCCTCCGCCCGAAGTCGAGGAGCTGA